A genomic region of SAR324 cluster bacterium contains the following coding sequences:
- a CDS encoding TerB family tellurite resistance protein produces the protein MSVQMLTGLQPEILNEQQKTWFAVAVCHAIVADGNIDPSELSYLEQALSFLSSKTQVDSLVQAVKDQKLPKLDKFPLATRELEVKIFIELALITTADDVISTREMDFLMNVGRILGFGREFAKVLIRWASEGIIWRNKMHKIIDSGVELHPEYIT, from the coding sequence ATGAGTGTACAGATGTTAACTGGCCTACAGCCAGAAATCCTCAATGAACAACAGAAAACTTGGTTTGCCGTAGCAGTTTGCCACGCCATTGTAGCAGATGGGAATATTGATCCTAGCGAACTGAGTTATTTAGAACAGGCTTTGTCCTTCCTAAGCTCAAAAACCCAGGTTGACTCCCTAGTGCAGGCGGTCAAGGACCAAAAGCTGCCAAAGTTGGACAAGTTTCCTTTGGCAACACGAGAACTGGAGGTCAAAATTTTTATCGAGTTGGCATTGATCACAACTGCTGATGATGTGATCAGTACGCGTGAAATGGATTTCTTGATGAACGTCGGCAGGATTCTTGGCTTTGGTCGTGAATTTGCGAAAGTATTGATTCGCTGGGCTTCTGAAGGCATCATCTGGCGAAATAAAATGCATAAGATCATTGATTCTGGAGTGGAACTGCACCCTGAATATATTACATGA